A genomic segment from Gilvibacter sp. SZ-19 encodes:
- a CDS encoding NAD(P)-dependent oxidoreductase, whose translation MKVLVTGAAGFIGSHTAERLLALGHEVVAVDNFSPYYDVSLKERNASELAKQGIQVQAVDLREGGLEKVLPTDIEYIFHFAAQPGISRKSTFDDYLTNNIIATQRVLQFAQQCPNFKFFVNIATSSIYGLVATYPEDAAPKPASYYGVTKLAAEQLVLAYDRDGLLSGCSLRLYSVYGPRERPDKLYTKLILCGLNGEPFPLFEGSEKHLRSFTYVQDIVDGIVAVMGREAVCSGEVINLGTATESTTAEGIAIVETILGKKIEMEIYPPRPGDQSRTKANIDKARQLLDYNPQTTLKEGLQEQVEWVRSSYSS comes from the coding sequence ATGAAAGTATTAGTCACCGGTGCTGCCGGATTTATTGGTTCCCATACTGCGGAGCGTCTCCTGGCCTTAGGTCACGAGGTGGTAGCCGTAGATAATTTCTCGCCTTATTACGACGTGAGTCTTAAAGAGCGCAATGCTTCGGAGCTCGCTAAACAAGGAATTCAGGTGCAAGCCGTTGATCTTCGAGAAGGCGGATTGGAAAAGGTTTTACCTACAGATATTGAATATATTTTCCATTTCGCTGCCCAGCCGGGAATTTCGCGTAAAAGTACTTTCGACGATTACCTGACAAATAATATCATTGCTACCCAAAGGGTTTTGCAGTTTGCGCAGCAGTGTCCGAATTTCAAATTCTTTGTCAATATAGCGACCTCGTCTATTTACGGTCTTGTGGCTACCTATCCAGAAGATGCTGCACCTAAGCCGGCTTCTTATTACGGAGTGACAAAATTGGCAGCAGAGCAGTTGGTTTTGGCCTACGATCGCGACGGATTACTATCGGGTTGCTCCCTGCGACTCTATTCGGTCTATGGTCCTAGAGAACGTCCAGATAAATTATACACCAAGCTTATTTTATGTGGTCTTAATGGGGAGCCCTTTCCGCTGTTCGAAGGCAGTGAGAAACACCTCAGAAGTTTTACCTATGTTCAAGATATAGTAGACGGTATAGTGGCTGTTATGGGCAGAGAAGCTGTTTGTAGTGGGGAGGTGATCAACTTGGGTACGGCAACAGAAAGTACCACTGCCGAGGGTATCGCTATAGTCGAAACCATTTTAGGGAAGAAGATCGAAATGGAGATCTATCCGCCAAGACCCGGTGATCAGTCGAGAACCAAGGCCAATATTGACAAAGCGAGACAATTACTTGATTATAATCCGCAGACCACGTTAAAAGAAGGCTTACAGGAGCAGGTGGAGTGGGTGCGATCTAGCTATTCTTCTTAA
- a CDS encoding glycosyltransferase family 2 protein produces MSYALTVVIPVYNEEDNLARVEAEMSAFFKVAKRPTRALFVNDGSKDSSQQMIEDICARNEAFSYINFAENRGLSAAIKAGFDHTETPLVGYIDSDLQTAPEDFNLLFDHIDDNELVTGVRANRKDKFVKRMSSKIANGIRRAFTKDGMDDTGCPLKIIKTDYAKRIPMFKGLHRFLPAMILLQEGRIKQIPVQHFPRIAGTAKYGVWNRLIGPLMDCFAYLWMKKKYINYRIASKG; encoded by the coding sequence ATGTCTTACGCCCTTACTGTCGTAATCCCTGTATATAATGAAGAAGACAATTTGGCTCGAGTAGAGGCAGAAATGAGCGCTTTCTTTAAAGTGGCCAAAAGGCCTACTCGCGCTTTATTCGTTAACGATGGTTCCAAGGACAGTTCCCAACAAATGATAGAAGATATCTGCGCTAGAAATGAGGCCTTCAGTTATATCAATTTTGCGGAGAACAGAGGGCTTAGTGCGGCGATCAAAGCTGGCTTTGATCATACGGAAACACCTTTAGTGGGTTATATTGATTCGGATTTGCAAACGGCACCAGAAGATTTCAATTTATTGTTCGACCATATTGACGATAACGAACTGGTCACAGGGGTAAGAGCGAACCGCAAGGACAAGTTTGTAAAGCGCATGTCTTCTAAGATAGCCAACGGTATTCGTAGAGCGTTTACCAAAGACGGTATGGACGATACCGGTTGTCCCTTAAAGATCATTAAAACAGATTACGCCAAACGCATCCCAATGTTTAAAGGATTACACCGCTTTCTACCAGCTATGATCCTCTTGCAAGAAGGTCGTATAAAACAGATTCCGGTACAGCATTTTCCAAGAATCGCAGGAACGGCTAAGTACGGGGTCTGGAACAGACTCATAGGCCCGCTGATGGATTGCTTCGCCTATTTGTGGATGAAGAAAAAGTACATCAATTACCGCATTGCTTCTAAGGGATGA
- a CDS encoding DUF1801 domain-containing protein translates to MKVQANSIEEYLAAIPEERKPHMEQLHRTILDNLPEGFKPALSYGMIGYVVPHSLYPDGYHCDPKLPLPFMSIASQKNFIALYHMGIYSDPELLEWFKAEYPKYVKTKLDMGKSCIRFKKPETIPYELIAQLSSKMTPQHWIDRYESVVKS, encoded by the coding sequence ATGAAAGTACAAGCCAACAGTATAGAAGAATATCTAGCCGCCATACCAGAAGAGCGCAAGCCTCATATGGAGCAACTACACCGAACCATTTTAGACAACCTGCCAGAGGGTTTTAAGCCGGCATTGAGTTATGGGATGATCGGATATGTGGTGCCTCATAGCCTCTACCCCGATGGCTATCATTGCGATCCGAAGTTGCCGCTGCCTTTTATGAGTATAGCATCTCAAAAGAATTTCATTGCGCTTTATCATATGGGAATCTACTCCGACCCAGAGCTATTGGAATGGTTTAAAGCCGAGTATCCAAAATATGTGAAGACCAAATTAGACATGGGCAAAAGCTGTATCCGATTTAAAAAACCCGAGACCATTCCCTATGAGCTAATCGCCCAATTATCGAGTAAAATGACCCCACAGCATTGGATAGACCGCTATGAATCAGTGGTCAAGTCCTAA
- a CDS encoding glycosyltransferase family 39 protein, with the protein MQWLKDRPLTVLLLSCIPLFLVHLGELAVNIMEARNFITAREMLVDDNWLLTTINGEPRYQKPPLPTWLTAFSGALFGLKVWALRLPAALSAMLLLVFGYKLHGTLFNNRRQNFWGGLVLISSFYIIFAGRNGQWDIFTHAFMMVAIYYLHKLFSESKRLILYGFLAGLFLAASWMSKGPVSLYALLLPFLIAYGIVYKIRWHKGLILPIVVLLAVAVIGSGWWFWYTYTYDAATLKAITEREANNWTSYNIRPFYYYWSFFTQSGLWTLPAFVALLFPYLRKRVKDPKAYLFSFLWTMLSVVLLSLIPEKKSRYLLPVLIPMAWNTSFYLEYLLDHFKTLTDWKEKVAPYLHFGLLGTVGLAFPVGGYILLKDHLSGQWFWFIGLSLSLLTIGFFIWRALFKKQLRVALICSVVLVMSVICFGLPMADSLSYNPEYKALSKLRSWQKEQNNLPVYEYDYFTPELIWSYQGTLPVIKNQGAFFWPEEDSFGVLVAEDHLEDFLEDFEDYNYAPAGFYDMNPQKKGESGYKTRLARMLFKVSKRY; encoded by the coding sequence ATGCAGTGGCTTAAAGACAGACCCTTAACAGTGCTTCTGCTAAGTTGTATCCCTCTGTTTTTGGTACATCTTGGCGAACTTGCGGTAAATATCATGGAGGCGCGGAATTTCATTACCGCCCGAGAAATGCTAGTAGACGACAATTGGTTGCTCACCACAATAAACGGAGAACCGCGCTATCAGAAACCACCTTTACCCACTTGGCTCACTGCTTTCTCAGGAGCGCTTTTTGGGCTTAAAGTTTGGGCACTGCGTTTGCCTGCAGCCTTAAGCGCTATGCTGTTGCTGGTTTTTGGCTATAAGCTTCACGGAACACTTTTTAACAATCGGCGACAGAATTTTTGGGGAGGCTTGGTCTTGATCAGCTCCTTTTACATAATATTTGCCGGGCGCAACGGTCAGTGGGACATTTTTACGCACGCCTTTATGATGGTGGCAATTTATTACCTCCACAAATTGTTTTCTGAATCTAAAAGGCTGATCCTTTACGGTTTTTTAGCGGGATTGTTTCTAGCGGCCTCTTGGATGAGTAAAGGTCCTGTTTCACTTTATGCCCTACTACTTCCCTTTTTGATTGCCTATGGGATAGTTTATAAAATTCGCTGGCATAAAGGCCTTATACTTCCAATAGTCGTATTGCTCGCTGTAGCGGTGATTGGTTCTGGCTGGTGGTTTTGGTATACCTATACCTATGACGCAGCCACCTTAAAGGCCATTACCGAACGCGAGGCCAACAATTGGACCAGCTACAACATAAGACCTTTTTACTATTACTGGAGTTTCTTTACGCAAAGTGGCTTATGGACCTTACCGGCTTTTGTCGCCCTTTTGTTTCCGTATTTACGCAAACGGGTTAAGGACCCTAAAGCTTATTTATTTAGTTTTCTTTGGACCATGCTCAGTGTGGTGCTGCTCTCCCTCATACCGGAAAAGAAATCGCGCTATTTACTCCCTGTATTAATTCCTATGGCTTGGAACACCTCGTTCTACCTGGAGTATCTTTTGGACCACTTTAAGACATTGACCGATTGGAAAGAAAAAGTTGCGCCTTATTTGCATTTTGGCCTTTTAGGCACGGTAGGACTTGCATTTCCCGTGGGTGGATACATTTTGCTTAAAGACCACCTAAGCGGACAGTGGTTCTGGTTTATCGGGCTGAGCCTAAGTTTACTGACAATTGGTTTCTTTATCTGGCGTGCGCTATTTAAAAAACAGCTACGCGTGGCATTGATATGCAGTGTTGTTTTGGTTATGAGTGTGATTTGCTTCGGATTGCCTATGGCCGATTCGCTCAGTTACAACCCAGAGTATAAAGCCCTGAGTAAACTCCGCAGCTGGCAAAAGGAGCAGAACAACCTCCCGGTATATGAATACGATTATTTTACCCCGGAACTGATCTGGAGCTACCAAGGAACATTGCCTGTAATTAAAAATCAAGGAGCATTCTTTTGGCCAGAAGAAGATTCTTTTGGGGTACTAGTAGCAGAAGATCATCTGGAAGATTTTCTGGAAGACTTTGAAGACTACAACTACGCTCCGGCTGGCTTTTACGATATGAATCCGCAGAAAAAAGGAGAAAGCGGATACAAAACACGTTTGGCCCGTATGCTTTTCAAAGTATCTAAACGGTATTAA
- a CDS encoding MATE family efflux transporter codes for MTLTQYTKEFKYNWSLAAPVILGMLGHTFVSFVDNIMVGQLGTAELAAVSLGNSFMFIAMSLGIGFSTAITPLVAAADAEGNFQAGKAAFKHGLFLCTVLGITLFLGVYFAKPLLYFMDQPQEVVVLAEPYLDLVAFSLIPLIIFQAFKQCSDGLSMTRAPMYATLLANVVNIVLNYLLIFGKFGFPQMGIVGAAIGTLVSRVIMVGYLWLLMKRNLKSKEYVLKIKLFVLENSMIKRILSLGFPSALQMFFEVAIFTAAIWMSGLLGKNPQAANQIALNLSSMTFMVAMGLSVAAMIRVGNQQGLQRYRELRRIAHSIFLLAILLACCFAVLFFVFHQVLPKLYVDFDDAQNFADNFEVVQIAARLLLVAAVFQISDGVQVVVLGALRGMQDVKLPTLFTFIAYWVVGFPISYYLGLHTPYKSSGIWIGLLAGLTVSGILLYLRFNYLSRKLITQNDQLQVNSASDSADN; via the coding sequence ATGACACTAACCCAATACACCAAAGAATTCAAGTACAATTGGTCCTTGGCGGCTCCTGTTATTCTGGGCATGCTGGGGCATACCTTTGTGAGTTTTGTTGACAATATCATGGTAGGCCAGCTGGGCACAGCAGAACTCGCGGCAGTTTCCTTGGGGAACAGTTTTATGTTCATTGCAATGTCCTTAGGTATAGGCTTTTCTACCGCTATAACACCTTTAGTGGCTGCTGCGGATGCGGAGGGGAATTTTCAAGCCGGGAAGGCTGCCTTTAAGCACGGACTGTTTCTGTGCACTGTTTTGGGGATTACCCTATTCTTGGGGGTGTATTTTGCCAAACCGCTCTTGTACTTTATGGATCAACCTCAAGAGGTGGTTGTGTTGGCAGAGCCCTATCTCGACCTTGTGGCGTTTTCACTCATTCCGTTAATTATTTTTCAAGCCTTTAAGCAGTGCAGTGATGGGCTCTCCATGACCCGAGCTCCTATGTATGCTACGCTCTTGGCCAACGTTGTGAATATAGTACTGAACTACTTACTCATCTTTGGGAAGTTCGGATTCCCGCAAATGGGAATAGTCGGCGCGGCGATTGGTACTTTGGTGTCTCGTGTTATCATGGTTGGCTATTTATGGCTGCTCATGAAACGCAATCTGAAATCCAAAGAATACGTCTTAAAGATCAAACTCTTTGTGCTAGAGAACAGCATGATCAAACGCATACTGAGTTTAGGCTTTCCGTCCGCCCTACAGATGTTCTTTGAAGTGGCGATCTTCACCGCGGCAATTTGGATGTCTGGCTTGTTGGGTAAAAATCCGCAGGCGGCCAATCAAATCGCATTGAACCTCTCTTCTATGACCTTTATGGTGGCTATGGGACTAAGTGTCGCTGCTATGATCCGCGTGGGGAATCAACAAGGTTTACAGCGCTACAGGGAGCTTAGGCGCATAGCGCACTCTATTTTCTTATTGGCCATATTGCTGGCTTGTTGCTTTGCGGTCTTGTTCTTTGTTTTTCACCAAGTATTGCCAAAGCTATATGTGGACTTTGACGATGCTCAGAACTTTGCCGATAATTTCGAAGTAGTTCAAATTGCAGCCCGCCTGCTCTTAGTGGCTGCTGTATTTCAGATCTCAGATGGGGTTCAAGTTGTGGTTCTTGGTGCTCTAAGAGGTATGCAAGATGTGAAGCTACCTACCTTGTTCACCTTTATCGCTTATTGGGTTGTAGGCTTTCCTATTTCCTACTATCTGGGCTTGCACACCCCCTACAAAAGTTCGGGGATTTGGATCGGTCTTCTGGCTGGACTCACCGTTAGTGGGATCTTACTCTACCTTCGGTTTAATTATTTGAGCCGCAAGCTTATAACTCAAAATGACCAGCTCCAGGTAAATTCCGCAAGCGACTCCGCAGATAATTAG
- a CDS encoding T9SS type A sorting domain-containing protein — translation MGRIVLLICFVLCSAASFAQTLFEENTILESVYSAPYTDADEVDINNDGIKDIFASNQIGMVYYLGNGTAYDYPKDVGRYTELFYNLDYSLADIDLDGDIDAVSSIVEYEFPIINLHKFNATTNSYDEPVFLELPVGELGGILFHDLDADGFVDIIYSSGSAGTYGLYWMRNNGAADFEAPVLLYESAELLLYIKMADYDLDGDSELFGVLRGGGIGFLDNTGAPDYYSTYFQIAPPSDFYGPFELSDFDADSYPDLIGYADGVNASERELFYHRNLSGADWGVHLTIDSLNDRRLRTMTVEDIDQDGYMDILMSGGLGDSLLWFRYEESSGGFSSRIPFGDDYYNQTAYVFLVRTNDSGSFQDLLAFPTDKIYNYDLASENLVGNGFFDIPLGNWYYIDVQYIDLDNDGDLDMLPSRAAATPYVVIYENDGLGNFPEYGNILTDYNFNRPVRAPLYGALNGDDLIDIFYLRDDDDGFMNSTVAYIQNLGDLNLSTPQELDLTAVLDDVYDLFIHDMDNDGDVDLFVNNVHSSTAVDPVWYYVENIDSFTGPVTPVLVCDNCEGDEMKFADLDNDGFDDLIFGHEQQVVWIKNNGDGSFEPQEILAETIGGLIRHLEVGDLSGDGNTDILYSQWSTENIYWLQNTDGTTEGFSLEEIPQGYTGRRYLKILDVNLDGLNDIVSIRSGAMVWYENLGDSSFSLAQSIATGDSEELWPLHVTVANIDEFSPPEIIITSIEDPALYRNQNIRTYSYFGFDYNEIQGKVAFDYNADGCDSGDPNIPDVLIRSEYSSGSQTVISSDLGYIMSVPSEDVTTAIAGGLPEFMTATPDEYSYTFGGGEFVNADFCAVTDLILDDLSIDFIPTSGLRPGRMASYLLRVSNNGTTAQDASVSLNYAAADLSLVSSSVAPTLDTPGMLEFEFPSLLPFQSVSIRLRFQAEEPPEVVLGDVLEFSGDVIGTESDATPENNSFEFFQEATDSYDPNDIQVLEGPEVHIDNAGDYLNYIIRFQNLGNAEAIDVSVENAIDPNLDWTTFKLMGMSHSGAVTIENDNLLHFEFDNINLPYAEADEPGSNGYIAYRIKPKADVELGDVISNVADIFFDFNPAITTNTVTTTFVQDQAGPMGNTDAVRLFPNPSMGVVNLRGPDLIVQLQLFNQLGQVVWQLSDMEGITVADISSLAPGIYFAETVDRSGDRRIVKLIRQ, via the coding sequence ATGGGGAGAATTGTACTATTGATCTGCTTCGTGCTTTGCAGCGCCGCGAGTTTTGCACAAACGCTTTTTGAGGAAAACACCATTTTAGAAAGCGTGTATTCCGCACCGTATACAGATGCAGATGAGGTCGATATAAACAACGACGGAATCAAAGATATTTTTGCGTCCAATCAAATAGGAATGGTCTATTATCTGGGCAATGGAACTGCCTATGATTACCCCAAGGACGTGGGCCGTTATACAGAACTCTTTTATAACCTGGACTACAGTTTGGCAGATATCGATCTGGACGGCGATATCGACGCAGTGAGTAGTATAGTGGAATATGAATTCCCCATAATTAATCTGCATAAATTCAATGCTACCACTAATTCCTATGATGAACCTGTTTTTTTGGAACTCCCAGTTGGGGAGCTAGGAGGTATTCTTTTTCACGATTTGGATGCCGATGGGTTCGTTGACATCATTTATTCTTCAGGATCAGCAGGCACTTACGGTCTGTATTGGATGCGGAACAATGGGGCAGCGGATTTTGAGGCTCCAGTTTTACTCTATGAGAGTGCTGAGCTCTTGCTGTATATTAAAATGGCAGATTATGATCTGGATGGTGATTCCGAGCTGTTTGGTGTACTGAGAGGCGGAGGAATTGGCTTTTTAGACAATACTGGGGCGCCAGATTATTATTCGACCTATTTTCAGATTGCTCCTCCGAGTGATTTTTATGGACCCTTTGAGCTAAGCGATTTCGACGCAGATTCTTATCCGGATCTTATTGGATATGCTGATGGAGTGAACGCTTCTGAGCGCGAATTATTCTATCACAGAAACCTCAGTGGAGCAGATTGGGGTGTTCACTTAACTATAGATTCTTTAAACGACAGACGTCTACGGACAATGACTGTAGAAGACATTGATCAGGATGGTTATATGGACATTCTTATGAGCGGTGGATTGGGGGATTCGCTATTGTGGTTCAGATACGAAGAATCCTCGGGAGGCTTTAGCAGTCGCATTCCGTTCGGGGATGATTACTATAACCAGACAGCATATGTTTTTTTAGTTCGCACTAATGACTCCGGTTCCTTTCAAGATCTGCTAGCCTTCCCAACTGATAAGATATATAATTACGACCTAGCTAGCGAGAATTTAGTTGGCAATGGATTTTTTGACATTCCCTTGGGCAATTGGTATTACATTGATGTTCAATACATTGACTTGGATAATGATGGCGACCTCGACATGTTGCCCAGTAGAGCGGCTGCAACCCCTTATGTAGTGATTTACGAGAATGACGGTCTGGGAAACTTTCCTGAATACGGAAATATACTTACCGATTACAATTTTAATAGGCCGGTACGAGCCCCGCTATACGGCGCATTGAACGGGGATGACTTAATCGATATATTTTACCTGAGAGACGATGACGACGGTTTCATGAATTCGACAGTAGCTTATATTCAAAATTTAGGGGATTTAAACTTATCTACACCTCAAGAATTAGATCTAACGGCAGTGTTAGATGACGTTTACGATCTGTTTATCCACGATATGGACAATGACGGTGACGTGGATCTATTTGTCAATAACGTTCACAGTTCTACAGCTGTTGACCCGGTTTGGTATTATGTGGAAAATATCGACAGCTTTACCGGCCCTGTTACTCCTGTACTCGTATGCGATAATTGCGAGGGGGACGAAATGAAGTTTGCAGACTTGGACAACGACGGTTTTGACGATTTGATCTTCGGTCATGAACAACAAGTAGTTTGGATAAAAAACAATGGCGATGGTAGTTTTGAACCACAAGAAATACTTGCAGAAACGATTGGTGGCCTTATTCGTCATCTCGAGGTAGGCGATCTTAGCGGAGATGGTAATACAGACATCTTGTACAGTCAATGGAGTACGGAGAACATTTATTGGTTGCAAAATACAGACGGTACAACCGAGGGTTTCTCTTTGGAAGAAATACCACAAGGATACACAGGGAGGCGCTATTTAAAGATTCTTGATGTCAACTTAGACGGTCTTAACGATATAGTCAGTATTCGATCTGGGGCCATGGTTTGGTATGAAAATTTAGGGGATTCTAGTTTTTCTTTGGCCCAATCTATTGCAACTGGGGATTCCGAGGAATTATGGCCATTGCACGTAACTGTAGCTAATATCGATGAATTTAGCCCTCCGGAGATCATAATCACTTCTATCGAGGACCCAGCTTTATACAGGAATCAAAACATTCGAACATATTCGTATTTCGGCTTCGACTATAACGAGATTCAAGGTAAGGTAGCTTTCGACTATAATGCAGACGGCTGTGATAGCGGAGATCCGAACATTCCAGATGTGCTTATACGATCCGAATACAGCAGTGGCTCTCAGACGGTGATTAGTAGTGATCTTGGATATATTATGAGTGTGCCCAGCGAGGATGTCACAACCGCCATTGCGGGTGGCTTGCCCGAGTTTATGACAGCTACGCCAGATGAGTATAGCTATACTTTCGGCGGAGGCGAATTTGTCAATGCAGATTTTTGTGCAGTGACCGATTTGATCTTAGATGACCTTTCTATAGATTTTATTCCTACCAGCGGACTGCGTCCCGGACGTATGGCGAGTTATTTACTTCGTGTTTCCAACAATGGGACAACAGCTCAGGATGCTAGTGTAAGCCTTAACTACGCTGCAGCCGATCTCAGTTTAGTAAGCAGTTCTGTCGCACCTACTCTAGACACGCCAGGTATGTTGGAGTTTGAATTTCCCTCCCTTTTACCGTTTCAATCTGTAAGCATTCGGCTGCGTTTTCAGGCAGAAGAGCCGCCAGAAGTTGTATTGGGTGATGTTTTGGAGTTTTCTGGGGATGTGATCGGAACAGAAAGCGACGCCACTCCAGAGAACAATTCCTTTGAATTCTTCCAAGAGGCCACAGATTCCTATGACCCAAACGACATTCAGGTATTAGAAGGTCCGGAAGTACATATCGATAATGCTGGAGACTATTTGAACTATATCATTAGGTTTCAAAATCTAGGTAACGCAGAGGCTATCGATGTATCAGTAGAAAATGCTATCGATCCGAATTTAGATTGGACCACCTTTAAACTTATGGGAATGAGTCACAGCGGAGCCGTTACTATAGAGAACGACAACCTTTTGCACTTTGAATTCGACAATATAAATCTTCCCTATGCGGAGGCAGACGAACCAGGCTCTAACGGTTATATTGCTTACAGGATCAAGCCTAAGGCCGATGTAGAACTCGGGGATGTAATCTCCAATGTAGCAGACATCTTTTTCGATTTCAACCCGGCCATCACCACCAATACGGTCACCACTACTTTTGTTCAAGACCAAGCAGGGCCTATGGGCAATACCGATGCCGTACGTTTATTTCCAAACCCCAGTATGGGTGTGGTCAATCTGCGTGGTCCAGATCTTATTGTGCAATTACAGCTGTTCAATCAGCTCGGGCAAGTGGTCTGGCAATTGTCCGATATGGAGGGAATCACTGTTGCGGATATCAGTTCCTTGGCTCCCGGAATTTATTTTGCCGAAACGGTGGACCGTTCCGGAGATCGTCGCATTGTGAAATTGATCAGACAGTAA
- a CDS encoding phosphatase PAP2 family protein yields the protein MIDQLLQYDTQLFTYLNSLGSTTWDTLWLVITNKFASIPIYLVLLYLVQKNFGWRYTAVVVVTTALMITFTDQLTNLAKDFFERPRPCQEDSLQASIRYVAPRCGKFSFFSGHATSTMAGAVFISLILRSRYRYLPFMMLFWAFLVSYSRVYVGVHYPLDIFTGMIVGALAGLGFYQLEKYLQQRFNTV from the coding sequence ATGATTGATCAGTTATTGCAATACGACACCCAACTGTTTACCTATCTAAACAGTTTAGGTTCTACAACTTGGGACACCCTTTGGCTGGTTATCACCAATAAGTTTGCCTCTATTCCAATTTATTTGGTCTTGTTGTATTTGGTGCAAAAGAACTTCGGATGGCGTTATACGGCCGTTGTGGTGGTCACTACGGCGCTGATGATCACCTTTACCGATCAGTTGACCAATTTGGCCAAGGATTTCTTTGAGCGGCCGCGTCCCTGTCAAGAAGACAGCCTACAAGCTAGTATTCGCTATGTGGCGCCGCGCTGCGGAAAATTCAGTTTCTTTTCCGGACATGCAACCAGTACTATGGCTGGGGCGGTCTTTATTAGTTTGATATTGCGCAGTCGTTACCGCTATCTACCATTTATGATGCTTTTTTGGGCCTTCTTAGTGAGTTATTCTCGCGTTTATGTTGGCGTGCATTATCCGCTAGATATCTTTACGGGAATGATCGTTGGAGCCTTGGCGGGGCTTGGGTTCTACCAGCTAGAAAAGTACCTGCAGCAGCGTTTTAATACCGTTTAG
- a CDS encoding lipid-A-disaccharide synthase N-terminal domain-containing protein, which yields MSTWLIYTIGFVAQILFSARLLLQWFLSEKNKKVMTPALFWKLSLLASFLLFVYGYLREDFAIMLGQSLTYFIYIRNLHLQGHWQKAHWAFRTFLIAFPIGIVLYAYNNGKYDIDLLLNNEAIPQWLLWLGIVSQVLFTLRFVYQWLYSEKKKESHLPMGFWLLSVIGASLILLYAVFREDPVLLFGHGAGLLVYLRNIIILRKQDAVA from the coding sequence ATGAGCACCTGGCTGATCTATACCATAGGCTTTGTAGCCCAAATATTATTTTCGGCGCGCCTCTTATTACAGTGGTTCCTTTCTGAAAAGAACAAAAAGGTCATGACCCCGGCGCTGTTCTGGAAGCTCAGCTTATTAGCAAGTTTTCTGCTTTTTGTGTACGGATATCTCCGAGAGGACTTTGCCATTATGCTCGGGCAATCGTTGACCTACTTCATATACATTAGGAACTTGCACCTGCAAGGACATTGGCAAAAGGCGCATTGGGCCTTTAGAACCTTTCTTATAGCATTTCCAATAGGGATCGTATTGTATGCCTACAACAACGGTAAATATGATATAGACCTCTTATTGAACAACGAGGCCATACCGCAATGGTTACTTTGGCTAGGTATAGTCTCTCAGGTACTTTTTACCTTGAGATTTGTATACCAGTGGTTGTATTCCGAAAAGAAAAAGGAATCTCATTTACCCATGGGCTTTTGGCTTCTGAGTGTTATTGGAGCTTCTCTGATATTGCTTTACGCGGTATTTAGAGAAGACCCTGTTTTGTTGTTTGGGCACGGTGCGGGCTTATTGGTCTATTTGCGCAATATCATCATTTTAAGAAAACAAGATGCAGTGGCTTAA